Proteins from a single region of Gemmatimonas sp. UBA7669:
- a CDS encoding RNA polymerase sigma factor has translation MQPLDAGTLHLVLMQARQGDRTSFARLVEHYYPRALRFAMQMLHHREDAEEAVQDAFIRVHDNLARFREDAPFDPWFFRILGNRCRTLMAKRKRRHEVLEYGDLPYDAASEDSADIPDAGFARDVHAALASLPPEQREAFLLRHVNDMDYEEMAIVTGAKGSTLRMRVKRAIDTLRVRLREGAIHE, from the coding sequence GTGCAACCCCTCGACGCCGGAACCCTTCACCTCGTGCTGATGCAGGCGCGGCAGGGCGATCGCACCAGTTTCGCCCGGCTGGTGGAGCATTACTATCCGCGCGCCCTGCGGTTCGCGATGCAGATGTTGCATCATCGGGAGGATGCGGAGGAGGCCGTGCAGGACGCCTTCATCCGCGTGCATGACAACCTGGCACGGTTCCGCGAGGATGCGCCTTTCGATCCGTGGTTCTTCCGCATTCTCGGGAACCGTTGCCGCACGCTCATGGCCAAGCGCAAGCGCCGTCATGAAGTGCTGGAGTACGGCGACCTGCCGTACGACGCTGCGAGTGAGGACAGTGCGGACATTCCCGACGCCGGGTTTGCGCGCGACGTCCACGCTGCTCTGGCATCCCTGCCACCTGAACAACGCGAAGCCTTTTTGCTCCGCCACGTGAACGACATGGACTACGAAGAGATGGCCATCGTGACGGGCGCCAAAGGCTCCACTCTCCGCATGCGAGTCAAGCGCGCCATCGATACGCTGCGTGTGCGCCTCCGTGAGGGAGCGATCCATGAATAA
- a CDS encoding AAA family ATPase: MTDSYLISSPWTPFGLSDDPFFQAALDPADSSRSTHPISLFVGRTAELRLIGSQVVGASSSRAILTGGPGVGKTSLVNRLKASLAGQGVLTHAAPVRVVSGMTPRHFEAEVLRVLLQMRAGEQAATSSIPHAPATSSRASEQAEDDAFWRRVGRLIMGEDSVAGGVSLGGFGVQSQAVRIPAEVQHTALTTEVTEAFRRLSRNGTRRLLLHVNNLENLSTTAAQAAANLMQQVRDTLLADFAHWVFVGATGIERTVFGGSTQVSSIIPLTVHLPPLAPADVADLLRRRYAHLRSGLRFTPPVDPQVAAALYERFRGDLRGFLNLLALAVQQHAISAPGRTVSAGDIIAHVAARYQASVVPHRLSAEDFTHLVRVVGGQPWPTEFRVTDVAARAAGALTQAGASKAVKRLLLSGVIAEHRRDGRSVYYQVADGAVSVALAQT, encoded by the coding sequence GTGACCGATTCCTACCTCATTTCGAGTCCATGGACTCCATTCGGTCTGTCGGATGACCCGTTCTTTCAGGCGGCGCTCGATCCTGCCGACAGCTCAAGGTCCACGCACCCGATCAGCCTCTTCGTTGGCCGAACTGCTGAACTCCGACTGATCGGCAGTCAGGTGGTCGGAGCGTCCAGCTCCCGAGCCATTCTCACCGGCGGTCCTGGCGTGGGAAAGACGAGCCTGGTCAATCGACTCAAAGCCTCCTTGGCTGGCCAGGGCGTCCTCACCCACGCGGCGCCGGTGCGCGTGGTCAGTGGCATGACGCCTCGGCACTTCGAGGCCGAGGTGCTTCGGGTCCTGCTGCAAATGCGCGCTGGAGAGCAAGCAGCCACGTCGTCCATTCCTCACGCACCCGCCACATCCTCCCGTGCGAGTGAGCAGGCCGAGGACGACGCATTCTGGCGTCGCGTCGGACGCCTGATCATGGGAGAAGACAGCGTCGCTGGTGGTGTGTCATTGGGCGGCTTTGGTGTCCAGTCCCAGGCCGTTCGCATTCCGGCGGAGGTGCAGCACACGGCACTGACTACGGAGGTGACGGAGGCATTCCGTCGCCTGTCCCGCAACGGCACGCGCCGCCTGCTGCTTCACGTCAACAACCTGGAGAATCTCTCCACCACGGCTGCACAGGCGGCCGCGAACCTCATGCAGCAGGTGCGCGATACCCTGCTCGCGGACTTCGCGCATTGGGTGTTTGTGGGGGCCACCGGAATTGAACGGACCGTCTTCGGTGGCTCCACGCAGGTCAGCAGCATCATTCCGCTCACGGTGCATCTGCCTCCGCTGGCGCCTGCTGACGTGGCTGACCTGCTGAGGCGCCGATACGCGCATCTGCGCTCCGGCCTCCGCTTCACGCCGCCAGTGGATCCGCAGGTGGCGGCTGCGTTGTACGAACGTTTTCGCGGCGATCTGCGCGGCTTTCTGAACCTCCTGGCCCTGGCGGTGCAGCAGCACGCCATCAGCGCGCCGGGACGCACGGTGAGCGCCGGCGATATCATCGCGCATGTCGCCGCCCGCTATCAGGCCAGCGTTGTTCCGCATCGCTTGTCGGCCGAAGACTTCACCCATCTCGTGCGTGTGGTTGGCGGACAGCCGTGGCCAACGGAATTCCGTGTTACCGATGTGGCGGCGCGCGCCGCCGGTGCCCTGACACAGGCTGGCGCGAGCAAGGCCGTGAAGCGTCTGTTGCTTTCAGGTGTGATAGCGGAGCACCGGCGCGACGGGCGCAGCGTGTACTATCAGGTGGCGGACGGCGCGGTCAGCGTGGCGTTGGCGCAGACCTGA
- a CDS encoding tetratricopeptide repeat protein, translating into MSHRFRHLRHLLAVSGLLGVSVLAPHALKAQEFVRQQVLVVPFVSDSVAGEDARNVGRDIADAVRDRLGDRLNKREAEVLGAYHLNLLLKQSDYARSTVLNDTELRLVATKLRADETITGTVVREGGKWVVRARLARLRNWHIAQPLPVVRAISARAAGEAVVSEVLRARAQLIPLRRCENALAGGDRATAAREAERAVRAYGDATIARSCLISALLDGRTGADSVLQVADAVLARDSANVIANVARAQALETLGRRLPAASQWARVYTTHGDSIPVGIIAVEGLLRMGQAQESLDNARTLLRRTGPNASLRRLSFRAHASLGNWKDAAIIGDSLENEDEVFRTDSSYATRYVESLRQTHDSLASLELVVRNVRRFPGDARLYLQYVQILNGEQTVALPRALARFPSAPEFPLLVASNARRSGNRGEAIRATREALRRDSALFQPYLALAEYYLEEHAVDSAVSVLRRAPRTADAAEMLRSYAIARGLGLLRSSGDSVRREQEAGVALVVLADTIASRADSRAYVAAASLQLARNHLVVASRTRSCADLEQSETTLQLAAQAIDSGLGSDQNVSEIVTAFEEMRKAVEQARPILCKSGIDNDSGQTVIRGTSGAASTGSSPSTRGSGATSMARPTAVNPARR; encoded by the coding sequence ATGTCGCACCGGTTTCGCCACCTTCGCCACCTGTTGGCTGTGTCGGGCCTGCTGGGTGTGAGTGTTCTCGCACCGCACGCGCTCAAGGCTCAGGAATTCGTGCGCCAGCAGGTGCTCGTTGTCCCATTTGTCAGCGACAGCGTGGCCGGCGAAGACGCGCGCAACGTTGGCCGGGACATCGCCGATGCCGTTCGCGATCGTCTGGGAGATCGGCTCAACAAACGCGAAGCCGAAGTGCTCGGCGCCTATCATCTCAATCTGCTGCTCAAGCAGTCGGACTATGCGCGCAGCACGGTGCTCAACGACACCGAGCTGCGCCTGGTGGCCACCAAGTTGCGCGCCGACGAAACCATTACCGGCACCGTGGTGCGGGAAGGCGGCAAATGGGTGGTACGCGCGCGCCTGGCCCGTCTCCGCAATTGGCACATTGCGCAGCCGCTTCCCGTGGTGCGAGCCATCAGCGCCCGTGCAGCCGGCGAAGCCGTGGTGAGCGAAGTGCTGCGTGCCCGCGCCCAACTCATACCACTCAGGCGCTGCGAGAATGCGCTCGCCGGCGGTGATCGCGCGACGGCGGCGCGCGAAGCCGAACGCGCCGTGCGCGCCTATGGTGATGCCACCATCGCACGAAGCTGCCTCATTTCCGCGTTGCTCGATGGACGCACCGGCGCGGACTCCGTGCTGCAGGTGGCCGACGCCGTGCTGGCGCGTGACTCCGCCAACGTCATTGCCAACGTCGCGCGTGCGCAGGCCCTCGAAACACTGGGGCGCCGGCTGCCGGCCGCCAGCCAGTGGGCGCGCGTCTACACCACACACGGCGACAGCATTCCCGTCGGCATCATTGCCGTGGAAGGATTGCTGCGCATGGGCCAGGCACAGGAATCGCTCGACAACGCACGTACGCTGCTGCGGCGCACCGGACCCAACGCATCGCTGCGTCGTCTCTCGTTTCGTGCCCACGCCTCACTCGGCAACTGGAAGGACGCGGCCATCATTGGCGACTCACTCGAAAACGAAGACGAAGTCTTTCGTACCGACTCGAGTTACGCCACGCGCTACGTGGAATCGCTCAGACAGACGCACGACTCGTTGGCCTCGCTTGAATTGGTGGTGCGCAACGTGCGCCGCTTTCCCGGCGACGCGCGGCTGTACCTGCAGTACGTGCAGATCCTGAACGGCGAACAGACCGTCGCGCTGCCTCGCGCCCTCGCACGATTCCCATCAGCGCCGGAGTTCCCGCTCCTGGTGGCCAGCAACGCGCGACGCAGCGGCAATCGCGGAGAAGCCATTCGCGCCACGCGTGAAGCACTGCGCCGCGACAGCGCATTGTTCCAGCCCTACCTTGCGCTGGCCGAGTACTATCTCGAAGAGCACGCAGTGGACAGCGCGGTATCGGTGCTGCGTCGTGCACCCCGCACCGCCGATGCGGCGGAGATGCTGCGCAGCTATGCCATTGCACGTGGCCTGGGCCTGCTGCGAAGCAGCGGCGACTCCGTGCGCCGCGAACAGGAAGCGGGGGTCGCGCTGGTCGTATTGGCCGATACCATCGCGTCCCGCGCCGATTCGCGCGCCTATGTGGCGGCCGCTTCACTACAGCTCGCGCGCAATCACCTGGTGGTGGCTAGCCGCACGCGTTCCTGCGCCGACCTCGAGCAGTCGGAGACGACACTGCAACTCGCAGCGCAGGCCATAGACAGCGGATTGGGGAGCGACCAGAACGTCAGCGAGATCGTCACGGCGTTCGAGGAGATGCGCAAAGCCGTGGAGCAGGCGCGGCCCATTCTCTGCAAGTCCGGGATCGACAACGACAGCGGTCAGACGGTGATCAGGGGCACGTCGGGTGCGGCATCCACCGGCAGCAGTCCCAGCACGCGCGGATCCGGCGCGACCTCAATGGCGCGCCCCACGGCCGTGAACCCCGCGCGCAGGTAA
- a CDS encoding GNAT family N-acetyltransferase encodes MIPSHAATLAPGYHLVPAGHVASVVTRLEMCERPATGAPTSPSPAPVLRRLRGASLPEYRRLFAEVGAPWLWFSRLAMDDDTLRAILDDEAVHALAVATQQANEPPSPALGLLELDFRVPGQCELAFLGVTPNLVGRGLGQWLMSQALQMAWSMPGMTRVHVHTCTLDHPSALRFYLRAGFTAVGRAIEVAPDPRVLGLLPVDAAPDVPLITV; translated from the coding sequence ATGATCCCCTCACACGCTGCGACTCTCGCTCCTGGCTATCACCTGGTGCCCGCCGGCCACGTGGCGAGCGTGGTGACGCGACTGGAGATGTGCGAGCGCCCGGCCACAGGGGCGCCGACCTCACCATCTCCTGCGCCGGTGCTGCGCCGACTGCGCGGTGCATCGCTCCCTGAATACCGCCGTCTGTTCGCCGAGGTGGGCGCGCCCTGGCTCTGGTTCTCGCGGTTGGCCATGGACGATGACACGCTGCGTGCGATTCTCGATGACGAAGCGGTGCATGCACTGGCGGTTGCCACGCAGCAGGCGAACGAGCCGCCCTCACCTGCCTTGGGCCTGCTCGAACTCGACTTTCGCGTGCCTGGTCAGTGTGAACTGGCCTTCCTTGGTGTCACGCCGAACCTGGTTGGGCGCGGACTGGGCCAGTGGCTGATGTCACAGGCGTTGCAGATGGCCTGGAGCATGCCCGGCATGACGCGCGTACACGTGCACACCTGCACGCTCGATCATCCGTCGGCGCTGCGCTTTTACCTGCGCGCGGGGTTCACGGCCGTGGGGCGCGCCATTGAGGTCGCGCCGGATCCGCGCGTGCTGGGACTGCTGCCGGTGGATGCCGCACCCGACGTGCCCCTGATCACCGTCTGA
- a CDS encoding D-alanine--D-alanine ligase, translating to MVSPSPSAAASAATSPLRITVLLGGVSAERDVSLSSGLRIAVALREKGHSVTCFDPAEGVLSRETEAALLAAGVGSAPPSLEALAGLAARSLSPSLGTRPEITGADCVFLALHGGQGEDGTIQALLDMVGVPYTGSGHLASALAMDKHLSKVVLRSAGVATANWLMAPADGSALDPDTVGRHLDWPVVVKPSKQGSTVGLSIVREPGELAAAVAEAFRFDDEVMIERFVPGQELTVGILGDAVLPTIEIQPVKELYDYECKYTPGMAREFVAELSAEVQAKLADQARRAFSALKLRGYARIDFRLDPSGQPWCLEANTLPGMTPTSLIPQAAAAAGVLFPDLCERIVQLALASSHHSRPS from the coding sequence ATGGTTTCGCCTTCCCCGTCTGCTGCGGCATCGGCCGCCACGTCCCCCCTTCGCATCACCGTGCTGCTCGGCGGCGTGTCCGCCGAACGCGATGTCTCGCTCTCGAGCGGCCTGCGCATTGCCGTGGCGCTGCGGGAGAAGGGCCATTCGGTGACCTGTTTCGACCCCGCCGAGGGCGTGCTGAGTCGGGAAACAGAGGCGGCGCTACTGGCCGCCGGTGTGGGCAGCGCGCCGCCGTCACTGGAGGCGCTGGCGGGCCTGGCCGCGCGATCCCTGTCGCCCTCACTGGGCACGCGCCCGGAAATCACCGGTGCCGACTGTGTGTTTCTGGCGCTACATGGCGGCCAGGGCGAGGACGGCACCATTCAGGCCCTGCTGGACATGGTCGGGGTGCCGTACACGGGCAGCGGGCACCTGGCGAGCGCGCTGGCCATGGACAAGCACCTGAGCAAGGTGGTGCTGCGCTCAGCCGGCGTGGCGACCGCCAACTGGCTGATGGCGCCTGCCGACGGTTCGGCGCTCGACCCCGATACGGTGGGCCGTCATCTCGACTGGCCGGTGGTGGTCAAGCCCAGCAAGCAGGGCAGCACGGTGGGGCTGTCCATTGTGCGCGAACCCGGCGAACTGGCGGCGGCGGTCGCGGAAGCATTCCGGTTCGACGACGAGGTGATGATCGAGCGCTTCGTGCCGGGCCAGGAGCTGACGGTGGGCATACTGGGCGACGCGGTGCTGCCGACGATCGAGATCCAGCCGGTCAAGGAGCTGTACGATTACGAGTGCAAGTACACGCCGGGCATGGCGCGGGAGTTCGTAGCCGAACTATCGGCGGAGGTGCAAGCCAAGCTGGCTGATCAGGCGCGCCGGGCTTTTTCGGCGCTCAAGCTGCGCGGTTATGCACGCATTGACTTCCGTCTGGATCCATCAGGCCAGCCCTGGTGTTTGGAAGCCAACACGTTGCCGGGGATGACGCCCACCAGTCTCATTCCGCAGGCCGCAGCGGCTGCCGGTGTCTTGTTTCCGGACCTCTGCGAACGCATCGTGCAGTTGGCCCTCGCTTCGTCGCATCACTCGCGCCCGTCCTGA
- a CDS encoding rhomboid family intramembrane serine protease, which translates to MAYVTYDEFDSPRSPSAVYWLIGLCVGVYFVQATLVGDANMARWFGYASGDVASGAMWTLGTYMFVHGGLMHLLLNMWTLWLFGPRVEAAWGASTFTWYYLWCGLGGWAFHAMFQQGGGLLVGASAAILGVAVAYASRWPDDEVLFFGVVPMKVRWLVVFMALINITMAVVNAGSLGGTAYAAHIGGMIAGWVYLRAPSAGSLGRFRNRIAPAPDYGDEPPRAVPKSSARPREREVDDIVAQSKAAMARTRPPQTVPKPQSAPAAVVPEPATALDAVLDKIAAEGMDSLTLAERNLLDEWSRRLRGN; encoded by the coding sequence ATGGCGTACGTCACCTACGACGAGTTTGACTCTCCCCGCTCCCCGAGCGCCGTCTACTGGCTGATCGGGTTGTGCGTGGGCGTGTACTTCGTGCAGGCCACGCTGGTGGGCGACGCGAACATGGCCCGCTGGTTCGGCTATGCGTCGGGTGACGTGGCATCCGGCGCGATGTGGACGTTGGGCACCTACATGTTCGTGCACGGGGGCCTCATGCACCTGCTGCTCAACATGTGGACGCTGTGGCTGTTCGGTCCGCGTGTGGAAGCCGCATGGGGTGCGAGCACGTTCACGTGGTACTACCTGTGGTGCGGCCTCGGGGGCTGGGCCTTCCACGCCATGTTCCAGCAGGGCGGTGGTCTGCTCGTTGGCGCCTCGGCGGCCATCCTCGGTGTGGCGGTGGCCTATGCCTCGCGCTGGCCCGATGACGAAGTGCTGTTCTTCGGCGTGGTGCCCATGAAGGTGCGCTGGCTGGTGGTGTTCATGGCGCTCATCAACATCACCATGGCCGTGGTGAACGCGGGCAGCCTGGGCGGCACGGCTTACGCCGCGCACATCGGCGGCATGATTGCGGGTTGGGTGTACCTGCGCGCGCCGAGCGCGGGCAGTCTGGGCCGCTTCCGTAATCGCATTGCGCCGGCGCCCGACTATGGCGACGAGCCTCCGCGCGCGGTGCCCAAGTCGTCGGCCCGTCCGCGTGAGCGCGAGGTGGACGACATCGTAGCACAGAGCAAGGCCGCCATGGCCCGCACGCGCCCGCCGCAAACGGTGCCGAAGCCGCAGAGCGCGCCGGCGGCCGTGGTGCCGGAGCCAGCCACGGCCCTCGATGCGGTGTTGGACAAGATCGCGGCGGAAGGCATGGACAGTCTCACTCTGGCCGAGCGGAACTTGCTGGACGAGTGGTCGCGGCGACTGCGTGGCAACTGA
- the queF gene encoding preQ(1) synthase, with protein MPKPELLETFPNPYADRAYEIYMETDEFTSLCPLGGVETDAAELKLLEGGAPDFATIRITYTPAASCLELKSLKLYFWSFRNDGIFYERVVNRILDDLVAACQPQAMTVVGDFNVRGGLKSIITAKYQAA; from the coding sequence ATGCCCAAGCCTGAACTGCTGGAAACGTTCCCGAATCCCTACGCGGATCGGGCCTATGAGATCTACATGGAGACCGACGAGTTCACGTCGCTGTGCCCCCTGGGTGGCGTGGAGACGGACGCGGCGGAGCTCAAACTGCTGGAGGGTGGCGCGCCGGACTTTGCCACCATTCGCATCACGTACACGCCGGCCGCGAGCTGCCTCGAGCTCAAGAGCCTCAAGCTCTATTTCTGGAGCTTCCGCAACGACGGCATTTTCTACGAGCGCGTGGTGAATCGCATCCTCGACGATCTGGTGGCGGCTTGTCAGCCGCAGGCCATGACGGTGGTGGGTGACTTCAACGTGCGCGGTGGCCTCAAGAGCATCATCACGGCGAAGTACCAGGCGGCGTAA
- a CDS encoding AraC family transcriptional regulator, producing the protein MKPDTYAFYLSAVTRVLRHLTTQLDSAPDLAALAALAHLSPFHFHRVFRGMVGETPLELLRRLRLERAAHLLQSTEVAVTQVAFGAGFETHEAFTRAFRTAFGEAPSAFRQNPRARAHLTAPSGLHFDTADITTVFIPRNTGGQFMDVHIEHLPPLRLATVVHTGPFNQIGAAFERLGALAGRAGLFTHPGALMVATYDDDPEGKAAEELRSRAGISIPEGIAMPEGLEEQRIAGGDYACHTHMGGYETLGDVWSRFMGEALPSSGHALAEGPALEIYRTDMRTTPKAEWRTDLLVPVG; encoded by the coding sequence ATGAAGCCGGACACGTACGCCTTTTACCTGAGCGCGGTGACGCGGGTGTTGCGTCACCTGACCACGCAGCTGGATAGCGCCCCCGATCTCGCTGCACTGGCCGCTCTCGCACATCTGTCGCCCTTTCACTTTCACCGCGTGTTCCGCGGCATGGTGGGCGAGACGCCACTGGAGCTGCTGCGTCGCCTGCGGTTGGAGCGTGCCGCGCACCTGCTGCAGAGTACCGAGGTCGCGGTAACGCAGGTGGCGTTTGGTGCCGGCTTCGAAACCCACGAAGCGTTCACGCGGGCCTTCCGCACGGCCTTTGGTGAAGCGCCATCGGCGTTCCGGCAGAACCCGCGTGCACGTGCACATCTGACCGCGCCGAGCGGTCTTCACTTCGACACCGCCGACATCACGACCGTGTTCATCCCCCGCAATACGGGAGGTCAATTCATGGACGTTCACATCGAGCATCTTCCCCCGCTGCGCCTCGCGACCGTGGTGCACACGGGCCCCTTCAATCAGATCGGTGCGGCGTTCGAGCGGCTTGGGGCACTTGCGGGTCGCGCGGGCCTGTTCACGCACCCCGGCGCCCTCATGGTGGCCACCTACGACGACGACCCGGAAGGCAAGGCGGCCGAGGAGCTGCGCTCACGGGCGGGTATTTCCATTCCCGAAGGCATTGCCATGCCCGAGGGATTGGAGGAACAGCGCATTGCCGGTGGCGACTACGCGTGTCACACGCACATGGGCGGATACGAGACGCTGGGCGATGTATGGTCGCGATTCATGGGTGAGGCGCTGCCGTCCAGCGGTCATGCGTTGGCAGAAGGCCCGGCGCTCGAGATCTACCGCACGGACATGCGCACTACCCCCAAGGCGGAGTGGCGCACCGACCTGCTCGTACCGGTTGGTTGA
- the queD gene encoding 6-carboxytetrahydropterin synthase QueD codes for MSGPTEIYKRFTVEAAHRLPNVPPGHKCARLHGHSFGIELRVRGALHPELGWVQDFADIKAIFKPIYEQLDHHYLNDIPGLENPTSERLAVWIWDRLKPQLPDLSAVIVQETCTSGCEYRG; via the coding sequence ATGAGCGGACCTACGGAGATCTACAAGCGCTTCACGGTGGAGGCGGCGCACCGCCTCCCCAACGTGCCGCCGGGACACAAGTGTGCCCGGTTGCACGGTCATTCGTTCGGGATCGAGTTGCGTGTGCGTGGTGCGCTCCATCCCGAGCTGGGCTGGGTGCAGGACTTCGCTGACATCAAGGCGATCTTCAAGCCGATCTATGAGCAGCTGGATCATCACTACCTGAACGACATCCCCGGGCTCGAGAATCCGACCAGCGAACGTCTCGCGGTCTGGATCTGGGACCGTCTCAAACCACAGCTTCCCGACCTGAGTGCGGTGATTGTGCAGGAGACCTGCACGTCGGGCTGTGAGTACCGGGGGTGA
- a CDS encoding PEP-CTERM sorting domain-containing protein (PEP-CTERM proteins occur, often in large numbers, in the proteomes of bacteria that also encode an exosortase, a predicted intramembrane cysteine proteinase. The presence of a PEP-CTERM domain at a protein's C-terminus predicts cleavage within the sorting domain, followed by covalent anchoring to some some component of the (usually Gram-negative) cell surface. Many PEP-CTERM proteins exhibit an unusual sequence composition that includes large numbers of potential glycosylation sites. Expression of one such protein has been shown restore the ability of a bacterium to form floc, a type of biofilm.) produces the protein MSPTDARGVFRVRRAMQLLWCTVLLAPALVSSRAEAQSYRQVSGRVYLNGTVACQVTSAGPIERSCTGAGTAGTVRGSVGNDGLLHAEARVTDQRYQAEDEVDAWAQAMLYDRLTFEGQVVPTSVRLSLFLHGGVTGSNTSYGALSVYHGGSEPVHTISIDGSAPTGGIGWGFPAAPTLRVERTTFTMTVENGRVDFGIALRARAHLPLPTYDEDRTNCGIYDCVGRGARADFLNTAGVELIEGLDADGNVISSGFVVRSAANVQYAVFGNAPVPVPEPSSAILLFVAAAVGAMRLRRARA, from the coding sequence GTGTCCCCGACCGATGCGCGTGGTGTGTTTCGCGTGCGCCGTGCCATGCAGTTGCTGTGGTGTACAGTGCTGCTCGCGCCGGCGCTGGTGAGCTCGCGTGCCGAGGCCCAGTCGTATCGTCAGGTCTCCGGGCGGGTGTATCTCAACGGGACCGTCGCTTGCCAGGTTACGTCGGCCGGCCCGATCGAGAGGTCGTGCACCGGCGCCGGCACGGCGGGTACCGTGCGCGGCTCGGTGGGCAATGATGGGTTGCTGCACGCCGAAGCGCGGGTGACCGACCAGCGCTACCAGGCAGAAGACGAAGTCGACGCGTGGGCGCAGGCCATGCTGTACGATCGACTGACCTTCGAGGGTCAGGTTGTGCCGACGTCCGTTCGTCTTTCGCTGTTTCTGCATGGCGGCGTGACGGGCAGTAATACGTCATACGGTGCGTTGTCGGTGTATCACGGCGGCTCGGAGCCGGTACACACCATCTCGATTGACGGCTCGGCGCCCACGGGTGGCATTGGCTGGGGCTTCCCGGCGGCGCCCACGCTGCGGGTGGAGCGCACCACCTTCACCATGACCGTGGAGAACGGGCGTGTGGACTTCGGCATCGCCCTCAGGGCCCGCGCGCATCTGCCACTGCCCACCTACGACGAGGATCGCACCAACTGCGGGATCTACGACTGTGTGGGTCGCGGCGCGCGCGCGGACTTTCTCAACACGGCGGGTGTGGAGCTCATTGAAGGGCTGGATGCGGACGGCAATGTGATCAGCAGTGGTTTCGTTGTTCGCAGCGCGGCGAATGTGCAGTACGCGGTGTTCGGCAATGCGCCGGTGCCGGTGCCAGAACCGTCGTCGGCCATTCTGCTCTTCGTGGCGGCGGCGGTGGGTGCCATGCGTCTGCGGCGTGCACGGGCCTGA
- a CDS encoding helix-turn-helix domain-containing protein, with product MSAPLSYQETPPGPQTPPVVSAYWRFDVHALPHEGFVHRVWPDGCVSLLAVCVPIGETWRVVATVVRGITRAPQDVPVQPGTRYVGIRFRAESGAAVLGVPAASLRDVSPMLTEVVGASADSLARAVEAALPQGDAAVHAAFDGWVAAQTARVLARRSASRGLVDDAVARPVDHLVTSSGQAPMTDVAAASGVALRTLQRRFVLAVGLTAKQFAQLRRARAMLRRTIDDALDERVGWSGVAAESGYADQAHLAREVRQYAQLSPTALKAWLSQIAHELVE from the coding sequence GTGTCTGCACCGCTGTCGTATCAGGAGACACCACCGGGGCCACAGACGCCCCCGGTGGTGTCTGCGTATTGGCGTTTCGATGTGCACGCGTTGCCGCACGAGGGGTTTGTGCATCGCGTGTGGCCGGATGGCTGCGTGTCGCTGCTGGCCGTGTGCGTGCCGATTGGTGAGACGTGGCGTGTGGTGGCGACGGTAGTGCGTGGCATAACGCGCGCACCGCAGGATGTGCCGGTGCAGCCCGGCACGCGCTATGTGGGCATCCGCTTTCGTGCAGAGAGCGGCGCAGCGGTGCTGGGGGTGCCGGCGGCATCGCTGCGTGATGTGAGCCCCATGCTGACCGAGGTGGTGGGGGCATCCGCCGACAGTCTCGCGCGCGCGGTGGAGGCGGCGCTGCCGCAGGGCGACGCCGCGGTGCATGCCGCATTCGATGGCTGGGTGGCCGCGCAAACCGCGCGTGTGCTCGCGCGCCGGTCTGCATCGCGCGGTCTGGTGGATGACGCGGTGGCGCGTCCGGTGGATCATCTCGTCACGAGCAGCGGACAGGCGCCCATGACTGACGTGGCGGCGGCGTCCGGCGTGGCGCTTCGCACGTTGCAGCGCCGCTTCGTGCTGGCTGTGGGGCTGACGGCCAAGCAGTTCGCGCAGCTGAGGCGGGCGCGGGCCATGCTGCGTCGCACGATCGATGACGCGCTGGACGAGCGTGTGGGCTGGTCCGGCGTGGCGGCGGAGTCGGGTTACGCCGATCAGGCGCATCTGGCGCGTGAGGTGCGGCAATACGCGCAGTTGTCACCCACGGCGCTCAAGGCCTGGTTGTCGCAGATCGCGCACGAACTGGTGGAGTGA